From Catellatospora citrea, one genomic window encodes:
- a CDS encoding S8 family serine peptidase yields the protein MILAVTGVAASGSGAQAASGTGTAVGDKIRPELAKQLQAKSEGDFWIRFTDRADLSKAKDIKDWARRGTAVAEALRKTAEVSQAKIRADLDAAGVKYQAFWATNAIKVTTGSLAMVQKYAAHAEVEGLYAPIAYKVPETTKGTDEQTVNALEWGIANINADDVWSQYGVKGEGITIANIDTGVQFDHPALVASYRGNNGDGTFDHNYNWFNAADTCDTPCDDDGHGTHTMGTMAGADGANQIGVAPGVKWIAANGCCPSDAALVTSGEWMLEPTDLNGQNPNAAKRPNIINNSWGSELPSNDPFMEDVTLAWAASGIFGTWSNGNSGSACQTSGSPGSRISNYSTGAYDVNNNIAGFSSRGTGQNGEIKPNISAPGVNVRSSVPGDGYASISGTSMAAPHLAGAIALLWSAAPALVGDIDATRALLNGAAIDKADSQCGGTAADNNVYGEGRLDALVLLNSAPIGDTGTLAGTVTDASTGSPLAGATVTITGSVGREVTTGADGKFSTLLPVGDYQVAVAAFGYTGTIRSATLTDGATTTVDAALSPVPSVNVSGSITDGSGHGWPLYAKVTVEGPSGVYDHTTPVNGRYTVKLPAGATYNLKVETLYPGYQTVTKQIVVGSGNVTANVSVPVDATKCTTAPGYGYGSDGEYETFDGTTVPAGWSVVDNAGSGQVWKFTDDGNRGNLTGGSGNFAMIDSDDYGIGGAQDSSLVSPVVNLTAVTAPVIRFNQDFNQLGSDRADVDLSLDGGATWSNVLRQAADFRGPRTTEIAIPQAAGKAQVQVRFHYYDASYEWWWEVDNVLIGSQVTCAPTDGGLVVGNVRDKNDSSYVNGATVTSDAKPAEKAVTAATPDDPALEDGFYWLFSSLTGTHPFTARAGNYVSLTKQVDVQPDWATAANYALAAGQLKVSPAAVSATVQMPTGKAAKTFTVTNTGGAPVEVEFSEREGGFELQRADGSRTTKQEVLGSAGAPEQRLDAPTSFAANAASGKSANAASPAVGPQAEPWTDIADYPANVMDNRVVTLDGKVYSIAGGNGSASTTKNFVYDPVAQTWTAIADLPGARNAMAVGVVGGKIIATGGWGDSGPDAGTWSYDPAANTWTAKAANPAPRSAAGQAVADGKLYAIGGCTTAACTPMSNDVVRYDPATDTWTAVADYPKSVAFASCGGIDGTVYCTGGNDGSAAQKAGYAYDPGADSWTPIADAPTDNWASSFAVASGKLLVVGGSQGGAITNAGFAYDPALNSWSNLPNANTARYRGGAACGFYKIGGSSGNFSAMPDSEVLPGLEGCAEAAADVSWLTLDKTAVTLAPGAKVVVTVTMTANVDQPGTYTASVGIKENTPYSVSPVAVTMTVTPPKTWGKLLGTVTGTSCQGVGSPIVGAVVQVDSWANSYTFATDAQGKYAYWMDRRNNPLTLIVAKDGWKPQTRQTRINTSTPTVEDFALSPIRC from the coding sequence ATGATCCTCGCCGTGACCGGCGTGGCCGCGTCGGGCTCCGGCGCGCAGGCCGCGTCGGGGACCGGCACCGCTGTCGGCGACAAGATACGACCGGAGCTCGCCAAGCAGCTCCAGGCCAAGAGCGAGGGAGACTTCTGGATCCGGTTCACCGACCGGGCCGATCTCAGCAAGGCCAAGGACATCAAGGACTGGGCCCGGCGCGGCACCGCCGTCGCGGAGGCCCTGCGCAAGACGGCCGAGGTGAGCCAGGCCAAGATCCGGGCCGACCTCGACGCCGCGGGCGTGAAGTACCAGGCCTTCTGGGCGACCAACGCCATCAAGGTGACCACCGGCTCGCTGGCCATGGTGCAGAAGTACGCCGCGCACGCCGAGGTCGAGGGCCTGTACGCCCCGATCGCCTACAAGGTGCCGGAGACCACCAAGGGCACCGACGAGCAGACCGTCAACGCCCTCGAATGGGGCATCGCGAACATCAACGCCGACGACGTCTGGTCCCAGTACGGCGTCAAGGGCGAGGGCATCACCATCGCCAACATCGACACCGGGGTCCAGTTCGACCACCCGGCGCTGGTCGCCTCCTACCGCGGCAACAACGGCGACGGCACGTTCGACCACAACTACAACTGGTTCAACGCGGCGGACACCTGTGACACGCCGTGCGACGACGACGGCCACGGCACGCACACCATGGGCACCATGGCCGGCGCCGACGGCGCGAACCAGATCGGCGTCGCCCCCGGGGTCAAGTGGATCGCCGCGAACGGCTGCTGCCCCAGCGACGCCGCGCTGGTCACCTCCGGCGAGTGGATGCTGGAGCCGACGGACCTCAACGGCCAGAACCCGAACGCGGCCAAGCGCCCGAACATCATCAACAACTCGTGGGGCAGCGAGCTGCCCTCCAACGACCCGTTCATGGAGGACGTGACGCTGGCCTGGGCCGCGTCGGGCATCTTCGGGACCTGGTCCAACGGCAACAGCGGCTCCGCGTGCCAGACCAGCGGCTCGCCGGGCAGCCGGATCAGCAACTACTCGACCGGCGCGTACGACGTCAACAACAACATCGCGGGCTTCTCGTCCCGGGGCACCGGGCAGAACGGCGAGATCAAGCCCAACATCTCGGCGCCCGGGGTGAACGTGCGCTCCAGCGTGCCGGGCGACGGCTACGCCAGCATCAGCGGCACCTCGATGGCCGCACCGCACCTCGCGGGCGCGATCGCGCTGCTGTGGTCGGCGGCCCCGGCACTGGTCGGTGACATCGACGCGACCCGCGCGCTGCTCAACGGCGCCGCGATCGACAAGGCCGACAGCCAGTGCGGCGGCACCGCCGCTGACAACAACGTCTACGGCGAAGGCCGACTGGACGCGCTGGTACTGCTCAACTCCGCTCCGATCGGCGACACCGGCACCCTGGCCGGCACCGTCACCGACGCGTCCACCGGCAGCCCGCTGGCCGGCGCGACGGTGACCATCACCGGCTCGGTCGGCCGCGAGGTGACCACCGGCGCGGACGGGAAGTTCTCCACCCTGCTCCCGGTCGGTGACTACCAGGTCGCCGTGGCGGCGTTCGGGTACACCGGCACGATCCGGTCGGCGACCCTCACCGACGGCGCGACCACGACCGTCGACGCGGCACTGAGCCCGGTGCCCAGCGTCAACGTCAGCGGTTCGATCACCGACGGCTCCGGGCACGGCTGGCCGCTGTACGCGAAGGTCACCGTGGAAGGCCCGTCGGGCGTCTACGACCACACCACTCCGGTCAACGGCCGCTACACCGTCAAGCTGCCGGCCGGGGCGACGTACAACCTGAAGGTCGAGACGCTGTACCCGGGCTACCAGACCGTGACCAAGCAAATCGTGGTCGGTTCGGGCAACGTCACGGCGAACGTCTCCGTGCCGGTCGACGCCACCAAGTGCACCACAGCGCCCGGCTACGGGTACGGCTCGGACGGCGAGTACGAGACCTTCGACGGCACGACCGTGCCGGCCGGCTGGTCCGTGGTGGACAACGCGGGCAGCGGCCAGGTGTGGAAGTTCACCGACGACGGCAACCGCGGCAACCTCACCGGCGGCAGCGGCAACTTCGCGATGATCGACAGCGACGACTACGGGATCGGCGGGGCGCAGGACAGCTCCCTGGTCAGCCCCGTGGTCAACCTGACGGCCGTCACGGCTCCGGTCATCCGGTTCAACCAGGACTTCAACCAGCTCGGTTCCGACCGGGCCGACGTCGACCTCAGCCTCGACGGCGGAGCCACCTGGAGCAACGTGCTCCGGCAGGCAGCCGACTTCCGGGGGCCGCGCACAACCGAGATCGCGATCCCGCAGGCCGCGGGCAAGGCACAGGTCCAGGTCCGCTTCCACTACTACGACGCGTCGTACGAGTGGTGGTGGGAGGTCGACAACGTGCTGATCGGCAGCCAGGTCACCTGCGCTCCGACCGACGGCGGCCTGGTGGTCGGCAACGTCCGCGACAAGAACGACAGCAGCTACGTCAACGGCGCGACCGTCACCAGCGACGCCAAGCCGGCCGAGAAGGCCGTCACCGCGGCCACGCCGGACGACCCGGCGTTGGAGGACGGCTTCTACTGGCTGTTCTCGTCGCTGACCGGCACGCACCCGTTCACCGCGCGGGCCGGCAACTACGTCAGCCTGACCAAGCAGGTCGACGTTCAGCCCGACTGGGCGACCGCGGCGAACTACGCGCTCGCGGCAGGCCAGCTGAAGGTGTCCCCGGCCGCGGTCAGCGCGACGGTCCAGATGCCCACCGGCAAGGCGGCCAAGACGTTCACGGTGACCAACACCGGCGGCGCGCCGGTCGAGGTCGAGTTCAGTGAGCGCGAGGGCGGGTTCGAACTGCAGCGGGCCGACGGCTCGCGTACCACCAAGCAGGAGGTGCTCGGCAGCGCCGGGGCACCTGAACAGCGGCTCGACGCGCCGACGTCGTTCGCCGCGAACGCGGCGTCCGGCAAGTCGGCGAACGCGGCGTCGCCCGCGGTCGGCCCCCAGGCCGAACCGTGGACGGACATCGCCGACTACCCGGCCAACGTGATGGACAACCGGGTGGTGACCCTCGACGGCAAGGTGTACTCGATCGCGGGCGGCAACGGATCGGCCTCCACGACGAAGAACTTCGTCTACGACCCGGTCGCCCAGACCTGGACGGCGATCGCCGATCTGCCCGGGGCCCGCAACGCCATGGCCGTGGGCGTCGTCGGCGGGAAGATCATCGCGACCGGCGGCTGGGGTGACTCCGGCCCCGACGCCGGCACCTGGTCCTACGACCCGGCGGCGAACACCTGGACGGCGAAGGCCGCCAACCCCGCGCCGCGGTCCGCGGCCGGGCAGGCGGTCGCCGACGGCAAGCTGTACGCCATCGGCGGTTGCACCACCGCCGCCTGCACCCCGATGTCGAACGACGTGGTCCGCTACGACCCCGCCACCGACACCTGGACGGCCGTGGCCGACTACCCGAAGTCGGTGGCGTTCGCCTCCTGCGGCGGGATCGACGGCACCGTCTACTGCACCGGCGGCAACGACGGATCCGCCGCGCAGAAGGCCGGCTACGCCTACGACCCGGGCGCCGACTCGTGGACGCCCATCGCCGACGCGCCGACCGACAACTGGGCCAGCTCCTTCGCCGTAGCCAGCGGCAAGCTGCTGGTGGTCGGCGGGTCGCAGGGCGGGGCCATCACGAACGCGGGCTTCGCCTACGACCCGGCCCTCAACTCGTGGTCCAACCTGCCCAACGCCAACACCGCGCGGTACCGCGGCGGCGCGGCGTGCGGCTTCTACAAGATCGGAGGTTCGTCGGGCAACTTCAGCGCGATGCCCGACAGCGAGGTGCTGCCGGGCCTGGAGGGTTGCGCCGAAGCGGCCGCCGACGTCAGCTGGCTGACGCTCGACAAGACCGCCGTCACGCTGGCGCCGGGCGCGAAGGTCGTCGTCACCGTCACCATGACGGCGAACGTCGACCAGCCGGGCACCTACACCGCCTCGGTCGGGATCAAGGAGAACACGCCGTACTCGGTGTCGCCGGTGGCCGTCACGATGACCGTGACACCGCCGAAGACCTGGGGCAAGCTGCTGGGCACCGTCACCGGGACCAGCTGCCAGGGCGTGGGCTCGCCGATCGTCGGCGCGGTGGTCCAGGTCGACTCGTGGGCGAACTCGTACACGTTCGCCACCGACGCCCAGGGCAAGTACGCCTACTGGATGGACCGCCGCAACAACCCGCTGACGCTGATCGTCGCCAAGGACGGCTGGAAGCCCCAGACCCGTCAGACGAGGATCAACACCAGCACGCCCACGGTGGAGGACTTCGCGTTGTCTCCCATCCGGTGTTGA
- a CDS encoding winged helix-turn-helix domain-containing protein, with amino-acid sequence MTEDDTRTATRSDPDGGPFPLLIAVAPSPDERIRLAEQLDGIAPLLLVADLDELRRLIAPAQQRAETPPAAVDTSLVIDSTRATARCRNREVDLTRLELDLLTCLTTEPVRVWSYAELHRTVWRDEGLDGKSDVQSVVKRLRHKLRQLGTGATIDAVRGVGLRLTDRRQPRIGRA; translated from the coding sequence GTGACCGAGGACGACACGAGAACGGCGACGCGGTCCGATCCGGACGGCGGACCGTTCCCGCTGCTGATAGCGGTGGCGCCGTCACCGGACGAACGGATCCGGCTCGCCGAGCAACTCGACGGCATCGCGCCACTGCTGCTGGTGGCCGACCTCGACGAGCTGCGCCGACTGATCGCGCCCGCCCAGCAGCGTGCTGAGACGCCGCCCGCGGCCGTCGACACCTCCCTGGTCATCGACTCGACCCGGGCCACGGCGCGCTGCCGCAACCGTGAGGTCGACCTCACCCGGCTCGAACTCGACCTGCTGACCTGCCTGACCACCGAGCCGGTCCGGGTCTGGAGCTACGCCGAACTGCACCGCACGGTATGGCGCGACGAAGGCCTCGACGGCAAGTCCGACGTGCAGTCCGTGGTCAAGCGGCTGCGGCACAAGCTGCGCCAGCTCGGCACGGGCGCCACCATCGACGCGGTGCGGGGGGTCGGGCTGCGGCTGACCGATCGTCGACAACCGCGGATCGGGCGTGCCTGA
- a CDS encoding arsenate reductase ArsC, whose amino-acid sequence MTETKPSVLFVCVHNAGRSQMAAGWLRHLAGDAVEVRSAGSAPAEQINPVAVDAMREVGIDITGQTPKILTPEDSAASTVVVTMGCGDVCPYFPGQRHEDWKLDDPAGQGIDAVRPIRDEIRGRVQALVDDLLRGD is encoded by the coding sequence ATGACCGAGACCAAACCCAGCGTGCTGTTCGTGTGCGTGCACAACGCCGGCCGCTCCCAGATGGCCGCCGGGTGGCTGCGCCATCTCGCCGGTGACGCCGTCGAGGTCCGTTCGGCGGGCTCCGCGCCCGCGGAGCAGATCAATCCCGTCGCCGTCGACGCCATGCGGGAGGTCGGCATCGACATCACCGGCCAGACCCCGAAGATCCTCACCCCGGAGGACTCCGCGGCCTCCACCGTGGTCGTCACGATGGGCTGCGGCGACGTCTGCCCCTACTTCCCCGGCCAGCGCCACGAGGACTGGAAGCTCGACGATCCCGCGGGGCAGGGCATCGACGCGGTGCGCCCGATCCGCGACGAGATCCGCGGCCGGGTCCAGGCGCTCGTCGACGATCTGCTGCGCGGCGACTGA
- a CDS encoding aquaporin: MLMSANLPRRLLAEFLGTMLLVTAVVGSGIMATRLSPNDVGLQLLENSTATVFALAVLIVILGPLSGAHFNPVVTIAAWWSDRHGRAGLPGSDVGPYIVAQTCGAIAGSMLANAMFGVAQGLSATGRDEPRLWLAEVVATAGLLLLVFALTRTGRAALAAPAVGAYIGAAYWFTSSTSFANPAVTIGRAFTDTFAGIAPASVPAFVAAQVVGALIGVGLVLALYPASAGTGTAAGPAPRQPTRAEAATAAP; the protein is encoded by the coding sequence ATGCTGATGTCCGCCAACCTGCCCCGCCGCCTGCTCGCCGAGTTCCTGGGGACGATGCTGCTGGTCACCGCCGTGGTCGGCTCCGGCATCATGGCCACCCGCCTGTCACCGAACGACGTCGGCCTGCAACTGCTCGAGAACTCGACGGCGACGGTGTTCGCCCTCGCCGTGCTGATCGTGATCCTCGGACCGCTGTCCGGAGCCCACTTCAATCCGGTGGTGACCATCGCGGCGTGGTGGTCAGACCGCCATGGCCGCGCCGGGCTTCCGGGCAGCGACGTCGGCCCGTACATCGTTGCCCAGACCTGCGGTGCGATCGCGGGATCGATGCTGGCCAACGCCATGTTCGGGGTCGCGCAGGGCCTGTCGGCCACCGGACGTGACGAGCCGCGGCTGTGGCTGGCCGAGGTCGTCGCGACCGCCGGTCTGCTGCTGCTCGTCTTCGCGCTGACCCGCACCGGCCGGGCTGCGCTGGCCGCCCCGGCCGTCGGCGCCTACATCGGCGCGGCGTACTGGTTCACCAGCTCCACGAGCTTCGCCAACCCCGCCGTCACCATCGGCCGCGCGTTCACCGACACCTTCGCCGGCATCGCGCCGGCCTCGGTCCCGGCATTCGTCGCGGCGCAGGTCGTCGGGGCGCTGATCGGCGTCGGCCTGGTGCTCGCCCTGTACCCCGCCTCAGCCGGCACCGGGACCGCCGCCGGACCCGCACCGCGGCAGCCCACCCGCGCCGAGGCGGCCACCGCCGCGCCGTGA
- a CDS encoding ArsR/SmtB family transcription factor: MVISVSGDAPAEVVRLLADPARAAIVDVLAAGPACTCHLVEDLGLTQPNVSNHLRALRHAGLVSAEPHGRFTYYHLNADALDAAAAHLSTLAARARAAADNRREC; this comes from the coding sequence GTGGTGATATCAGTTTCCGGTGATGCCCCGGCGGAGGTCGTGCGCCTGCTGGCCGACCCCGCCCGCGCCGCCATCGTCGACGTGCTCGCCGCGGGTCCCGCCTGCACCTGCCACCTCGTCGAGGACCTCGGCCTGACCCAGCCCAACGTCTCCAACCACCTGCGTGCGCTGCGCCACGCCGGACTGGTCAGCGCCGAACCCCACGGCCGCTTCACCTACTACCACCTCAACGCCGACGCCCTCGACGCCGCGGCCGCCCACCTTTCCACACTGGCCGCCCGTGCTCGCGCTGCCGCCGACAACCGCCGTGAATGCTGA
- a CDS encoding ArsR/SmtB family transcription factor has product MAKQLTVLEPEVCCTPLAVAAVPAEAAADLAAAFKAMGDPVRLQLLSMIASADGGEVCVCDLTPAFDLTGPTISHHLKVLREAGLVESDRRGTWVWYRANRPRMAALSAVLHTAPAA; this is encoded by the coding sequence ATGGCGAAGCAGCTGACCGTGCTCGAACCCGAGGTGTGCTGCACACCCCTGGCCGTCGCCGCCGTGCCGGCCGAGGCCGCCGCGGACCTCGCGGCCGCGTTCAAGGCCATGGGCGACCCGGTGCGCCTGCAGCTGCTGTCGATGATCGCCTCGGCCGACGGGGGAGAGGTCTGCGTCTGCGACCTGACCCCCGCGTTCGACCTGACCGGACCCACCATCTCGCACCACCTGAAGGTGCTGCGCGAAGCCGGTCTGGTCGAGTCCGACCGGCGCGGCACCTGGGTCTGGTACCGGGCGAACCGCCCGCGCATGGCCGCCCTGTCCGCCGTCCTGCACACCGCGCCCGCCGCCTGA
- a CDS encoding FAD-dependent oxidoreductase codes for MDKQDELPIVVVGAGPVGLAAAAHLAERGLDFLVLEAGDGPAAAMASWGHVRVFSPWRFNLDHAARRLLEADGWIAPDLAELPLGAQLVTDYLEPLTKLPALAGRVRYGAKVAAISRDGLDRVRTTGRDGAPFLIRLATGEELTARAVVDASGTWPTPNVLGGSGLPAHGEPEAAAFVETALPDVLGADRARFAGRHTLVVGAGHSAANTLLALAQLASEAPGTRVSWAIRTGAATRTYGGGDADALPARGALGSRVRALVEAGAITLHAGFSVHAVTVQGDQVTVTARGGARVTAHRIVSATGFRPDHTIASELRLDLDPILGSTRALAPLIDPNQHSCGTVPPHGVDELTQPEPGYYAVGAKSYGRAPTFLMATGYEQVRSVVAALAGDWDAARDVQLELPETGVCSSSAALGADDEAACCGTPAPAAADAPRGLATGVAGGLLTLPVVQAVPAEAGTGGCCG; via the coding sequence ATGGACAAGCAGGACGAACTCCCGATCGTGGTGGTCGGCGCCGGCCCCGTCGGCCTCGCCGCCGCCGCCCACCTGGCCGAGCGCGGCCTGGACTTCCTGGTCCTGGAGGCAGGCGATGGCCCCGCCGCGGCGATGGCGAGCTGGGGCCACGTGCGGGTGTTCAGCCCGTGGCGGTTCAACCTCGACCACGCGGCCCGCCGCCTGCTGGAGGCCGACGGCTGGATCGCACCGGACCTGGCCGAGTTGCCGCTGGGCGCGCAACTCGTCACCGACTACCTGGAGCCGCTGACCAAGCTGCCCGCCCTGGCCGGCCGGGTCCGCTACGGCGCGAAGGTGGCGGCGATCAGCCGCGACGGCCTCGACCGCGTACGCACCACGGGCCGTGACGGCGCTCCGTTCCTGATCCGCCTCGCCACCGGCGAGGAGCTCACCGCACGGGCGGTCGTCGACGCCTCCGGCACCTGGCCCACCCCCAACGTGCTCGGCGGGTCCGGCCTGCCCGCGCACGGCGAGCCCGAGGCCGCGGCATTCGTCGAGACCGCGCTGCCCGACGTGCTCGGCGCCGACCGCGCCCGGTTCGCCGGACGGCACACCCTCGTCGTCGGCGCGGGCCACTCCGCCGCCAACACGCTGCTCGCCCTCGCGCAGCTCGCGTCCGAAGCACCCGGCACCAGGGTGAGCTGGGCGATCCGCACCGGCGCGGCGACCCGCACCTACGGCGGCGGCGACGCCGACGCCCTGCCCGCCCGCGGCGCGCTCGGCTCCCGGGTGCGGGCGCTGGTCGAGGCCGGCGCGATCACCCTGCACGCCGGGTTCTCCGTGCACGCCGTCACCGTCCAGGGCGACCAGGTCACGGTGACCGCGCGCGGCGGTGCGCGCGTCACCGCGCACCGGATCGTGTCGGCCACCGGCTTCCGGCCCGACCACACCATCGCGTCCGAGCTGCGCCTGGACCTCGACCCGATCCTCGGCTCGACCCGCGCCCTGGCCCCGCTCATCGACCCGAACCAGCACTCCTGCGGCACCGTGCCGCCGCACGGCGTCGACGAGCTCACCCAGCCTGAGCCCGGCTACTACGCCGTCGGCGCGAAGTCCTACGGCCGCGCGCCGACGTTCCTCATGGCCACCGGATACGAGCAGGTCCGGTCCGTGGTCGCCGCGCTCGCCGGGGACTGGGACGCCGCTCGCGACGTGCAGCTCGAACTGCCCGAGACGGGCGTGTGCTCCAGCAGCGCCGCCCTGGGCGCCGACGACGAGGCCGCCTGCTGCGGCACTCCCGCACCGGCCGCCGCCGACGCGCCCCGAGGGCTCGCCACCGGTGTCGCGGGCGGCCTGCTGACCCTGCCGGTGGTGCAGGCCGTCCCGGCCGAGGCCGGAACCGGCGGATGCTGCGGCTGA
- a CDS encoding MFS transporter, with protein sequence MLRLMPAATTPAAASIEAGGRHRLRTVVAALTVTQTIGYGVLYYVFSVFLAPMTADLHASPAAVTGALTVAVLTTAAAAVPVGRWLDRRGGRSLMTCGSLLGTGAVLAWSQVTDVRQLYAVFTVLGIASAMVLYEAAFAVVVATSTASQRAGALLAVTVVAGFASTIFLPLAAGLQEHHGWRTTLVILALGYCVLAVPLHALAVPARPRRDAAALAVDHVARRSAVRAALRHRGFWLLTAAFVIHGSAVAVVSVHLITYLTGRGHPAAFAAAVAGLLGVMSVTGRIVTTGLTRRHSTAAVTAAVFGIQAAAAAALPAFGATRTGAICCVVLFGTGFGVGTIARPALLAQRYGTTGYATIAAALTLPTTVAKAFAPLAAAALYLTAGTYTPVLALVGAACAVAAACLILAAAPAAAAPPPIGCGVAGSAGRLAA encoded by the coding sequence ATGCTGCGGCTGATGCCGGCCGCCACCACGCCGGCCGCCGCCTCCATCGAGGCCGGCGGCCGGCACCGCCTGCGGACCGTCGTGGCCGCGCTGACCGTCACCCAGACCATCGGGTACGGCGTGCTGTACTACGTGTTCAGCGTCTTCCTCGCGCCCATGACCGCCGACCTGCACGCCTCCCCCGCCGCCGTCACCGGTGCGCTGACCGTCGCCGTGCTCACCACCGCGGCCGCCGCCGTCCCCGTCGGACGGTGGCTCGACCGGCGCGGCGGCCGCAGCCTCATGACCTGCGGCTCACTCCTGGGCACCGGCGCGGTCCTGGCCTGGTCGCAGGTCACCGACGTCCGCCAGCTGTACGCCGTGTTCACGGTGCTGGGCATCGCCTCCGCGATGGTCCTGTACGAGGCGGCGTTCGCGGTCGTCGTCGCCACCAGCACCGCGTCCCAACGGGCCGGCGCCCTGCTGGCGGTCACGGTCGTGGCCGGCTTCGCCAGCACGATCTTCCTGCCCCTGGCCGCCGGCCTGCAGGAACACCACGGCTGGCGGACCACGCTGGTGATCCTCGCGCTCGGCTACTGCGTCCTCGCCGTCCCCCTGCACGCGCTGGCCGTGCCGGCACGGCCGCGCCGCGATGCGGCAGCACTGGCCGTCGACCACGTGGCGCGGCGGTCAGCCGTGCGCGCGGCGCTGCGCCATCGCGGGTTCTGGCTGCTCACCGCGGCGTTCGTGATACACGGCAGCGCCGTCGCCGTCGTGTCCGTACACCTGATCACCTACCTCACCGGCCGCGGGCACCCCGCCGCCTTCGCCGCCGCCGTCGCGGGGCTGCTCGGTGTCATGTCCGTCACCGGCCGGATCGTCACCACCGGCCTGACCCGCCGCCACTCCACCGCGGCCGTGACCGCCGCCGTGTTCGGCATCCAGGCGGCGGCCGCGGCGGCCCTGCCCGCGTTCGGCGCCACCCGGACCGGCGCGATCTGCTGCGTCGTGCTGTTCGGCACGGGCTTCGGCGTCGGCACCATCGCCCGGCCGGCGCTGCTCGCCCAGCGGTACGGCACCACCGGCTACGCCACCATCGCCGCCGCCCTGACCCTGCCGACCACGGTCGCCAAAGCCTTCGCACCCCTGGCCGCCGCCGCCCTCTACCTCACCGCCGGCACCTACACCCCGGTCCTGGCCCTGGTCGGCGCCGCATGCGCCGTAGCGGCGGCCTGCCTCATCCTCGCCGCGGCACCTGCTGCTGCCGCTCCGCCCCCCATCGGATGCGGCGTGGCAGGCTCCGCGGGCAGACTGGCCGCGTGA
- a CDS encoding HD domain-containing protein gives MNDTDAGARRALPTDEQIRELHERYAPTPEAFDLVYTHCLIVCAVAEQLLDGRRSAYDVDLVRAGSLLHDIGVYRLYDTDGRLDHRDYIRHGLLGHDLLRGLGFPEALCRFCSCHTGVGLTREDVLRQQLPLPVADYVAETDEEQLVMYADKFHSKTTPPTFVTAAAYTADVQRFGADKAARFTTMVAHYGEPDLTRLAEQHRHPWAADAASPPGAGSPRPPGPGSGPWYPA, from the coding sequence GTGAACGACACGGACGCCGGCGCCCGGCGAGCGCTGCCCACCGACGAGCAGATCCGGGAACTGCACGAACGGTACGCGCCCACCCCGGAGGCGTTCGACCTCGTCTACACCCACTGCCTGATCGTCTGCGCGGTGGCCGAGCAGCTGCTCGACGGCCGGCGCTCGGCGTACGACGTCGACCTGGTCCGGGCGGGCAGCCTGCTGCACGACATCGGCGTCTACCGCCTGTACGACACCGACGGCCGGCTCGACCACCGCGACTACATCCGCCACGGGCTGCTCGGCCACGACCTGCTGCGCGGACTCGGCTTCCCCGAGGCGCTGTGCCGGTTCTGCTCCTGCCACACCGGTGTCGGCCTCACGCGCGAGGACGTGCTGCGCCAGCAGCTGCCCCTGCCCGTCGCCGACTACGTCGCCGAGACCGACGAGGAGCAGCTGGTCATGTACGCCGACAAGTTCCACAGCAAGACGACTCCCCCGACGTTCGTCACCGCGGCCGCGTACACGGCCGACGTACAGCGGTTCGGCGCGGACAAGGCCGCCCGGTTCACCACGATGGTGGCTCATTACGGCGAGCCGGACCTCACCCGGCTGGCGGAGCAGCACCGGCACCCGTGGGCCGCTGACGCAGCGTCGCCACCCGGTGCAGGATCGCCTCGGCCGCCCGGGCCGGGCTCAGGTCCGTGGTATCCAGCGTGA